The Acidiferrobacteraceae bacterium genome window below encodes:
- the iscA gene encoding iron-sulfur cluster assembly protein IscA encodes MAITLTETAAERVRSFIDKRGKGVGLRLGVKTTGCSGMAYVLEFADEISPEDQVFESQGIKVIVDPKSLVYLDGTELDYGKEGLNEGFRFENPNVKDTCGCGESFTV; translated from the coding sequence ATGGCAATCACATTGACAGAAACGGCGGCCGAGCGGGTTCGTTCCTTTATCGACAAGCGCGGTAAGGGAGTGGGTCTGCGCCTGGGTGTAAAGACCACCGGATGCTCCGGCATGGCCTATGTGCTGGAGTTCGCCGACGAAATCTCGCCGGAAGACCAGGTTTTCGAATCGCAGGGCATCAAAGTCATTGTCGATCCAAAGAGTCTGGTGTACCTGGATGGTACGGAACTCGACTACGGCAAGGAAGGCCTGAACGAGGGATTCCGCTTCGAAAACCCCAACGTCAAGGACACCTGCGGCTGCGGCGAAAGCTTCACCGTCTAG